A window of Castanea sativa cultivar Marrone di Chiusa Pesio chromosome 1, ASM4071231v1 contains these coding sequences:
- the LOC142624265 gene encoding uncharacterized protein LOC142624265, translating into MASLGEYCTRNCPYSKNSFNILSIFQPCNARQFRRSVVTKQLSTRPTFCPLSTGGKMLLINIIQKRKEDQWRLWCTDDGSCGIAPLPPPIPSASNLIHEFYTAINTKNSEELNENLDPLLSEDCVYQDLFFYIPFQGKKDVKSFLCNVMEAMGHNICAVVKSVSEGENYSATVIWHLEWNKKEIPFTTGCQFFECEEVERKLLIRKITGVQELPVKPGDFILKLLKATSTTFDLHPGLAEGLLQLMANGTHDGLEKFLALLGWKH; encoded by the exons ATGGCCTCTTTGGGCGAATATTGTACAAGAAATTGCCCGTACTCAAAGAACAGCTTCAACATATTGTCAATTTTTCAACCATGTAATGCAAGGCAATTTAGAAGAAGCGTAGTCACCAAGCAGCTCAGCACTAGGCCTACATTTTGTCCATTGTCAACTGGAGGGAAAATGTTGTTGATAAATATCATCCAAAAACGCAAAGAAGATCAGTGGAGACTATGGTGCACTGACGATGGATCGTGTGGCATTGCTCCTCTGCCTCCACCAATTCCTTCTGCATCAAATTTAATCCATGAATTTTACACTGCCATCAATACCAAGAATAGTGAGGAATTGAACGAGAATTTGGACCCACTTCTATCAGAAGATTGCGTGTATCAAGACCTTTTCTTTTACATTCCCTTTCAAGGAAAGAAG GATGTCAAAAGCTTTTTGTGCAATGTCATGGAAGCGATGGGACACAATATTTGTGCTGTTGTGAAAAGTGTGAGTGAGGGCGAGAATTATTCTGCAACTGTGATTTGGCATCTAG AATGGAACAAAAAGGAAATACCCTTCACCACTGGCTGCCAATTCTTTGAATGTGAAGAAGTTGAGAGAAAGCTCCTTATTAG GAAAATCACTGGTGTGCAAGAATTACCAGTAAAACCTGGTGACTTTATACTG AAACTGTTAAAGGCAACCAGCACTACTTTTGATCTCCATCCAGGATTAGCTGAAG GGTTGCTGCAGCTAATGGCCAATGGCACACATGACGGACTAGAAAAGTTTTTAGCATTGCTTGGCTGGAAACACTAG
- the LOC142637709 gene encoding uncharacterized protein LOC142637709 isoform X1, producing MSSNAVITFILFLNVFMFPAISALNQEGLSLLSWLSAFNLSSSATFFHSWDPTHNNPCKWDYIKCSRQGFVSDITITSINLHTSFPTQLLSFNYLTTLVLSNANLTGEIPPSIGNLSSLVTLDLSSNALSGNIPAAVGKLSELQFLALNSNSLHGQIPTEIGNCSKLQELELFDNQLSGWIPAEISNLVGLEIFRAGGNLGIHGEIPMLISNCKRLVFLGLSDTGISGQIPSGLGELKNLKTLSVYTAKLTGPIPPEIGNCSSLEKLYLYENQLSGNIPNELGFMKNLKKVLLWQNNLHGSIPESLGNSSSLTVIDFSMNSLSGELPGSFANLVTLEELLLSDNNISGQIPSYLGNFLGLQQLELDNNRFSGEIPPALGKLKELSLFFAWQNELRGSIPTELANCEKLQALDLSHNLLTGSIPNALFNLNNLTQLLLISNRISGEIPPNIGNCTSLIRLRLGSNNFTGQIPAEIGLLHNLSFLEMSDNKFTGEIPPEIGNCNQLEMVDLHGNALQGLIPSSLEFLVGLNVLDLSMNGLAGTIPENLGKLTSLNKLIISGNQITGLIPSSLGLCRGLQLLDMSSNKITGSIPEELGHLQELDILLNLSWNSLTGPIPESFSNLSKLANLDLSHNMLTGSLRVLGNLDNLVSLNVSYNKFSGLLPDTKFFHDLPASVFNGNPELCINRNECHMNGKLHGVNSARNLIIYALLSISVTVFMVIFGLFLFIRVRGATFEKNDEEEHDLEWNFTPFQKLNFSISDIVTSLSESNIVGKGCSGIVYRVETPGKQVIAVKKLWPVKNWELPERDLFSAEVQTLGSIRHKNIVRLLGCCNNGKTRLLLFDYICNGSLAGVLHEKRLFLDWDARYKIILGAAHGLAYLHHDCIPPIIHRDIKANNILVGPQFEAFLADFGLAKLVESSECSRASNTVAGSYGYIAPEYGYSLKITEKSDVYSFGVVLLEVLTGKEPTDSRIPEGAHIVTWVNREVRERKREFTTILDQQLVLRSGTQIQQMIQVLGVAFLCVNACPEERPTMKDVAVMLKEIRHENEDFEKPNFLRNGVANNPKAAVHCSSFSRSSEPLIRSPPYA from the exons ATGTCAAGCAATGCAGTCATTACTTTTATCTTGTTTCTCAACGTCTTTATGTTTCCTGCCATTTCTGCCTTGAACCAAGAAggtctctctctcctttcatGGCTTTCAGCATTCAATTTATCCTCTTCTGCTACTTTCTTCCATTCATGGGATCCAACTCACAATAATCCATGCAAATGGGATTATATCAAATGCTCCAGACAAGGGTTTGTTTCAGATATAACAATAACCTCCATCAACCTTCATACCAGCTTCCCCACCCAGCTCCTCTCCTTCAACTATCTCACCACCCTTGTCCTTTCAAATGCAAACCTTACGGGAGAAATCCCACCTTCAATAGGCAACTTGTCATCACTGGTGACCTTAGACCTCAGTTCCAATGCTCTATCAGGGAACATCCCAGCTGCAGTTGGAAAATTATCTGAGTTGCAGTTTTTGGCGCTGAATTCAAATTCCTTGCATGGTCAAATTCCAACTGAAATTGGAAATTGCTCTAAGCTTCAAGAGCTTGAGCTGTTTGATAACCAGCTCTCTGGCTGGATTCCTGCAGAAATAAGCAATTTGGTAGGCCTGGAAATCTTTCGTGCAGGCGGAAATCTAGGAATTCATGGCGAAATCCCAATGCTAATATCAAACTGTAAAAGACTAGTTTTTCTTGGTCTTTCAGATACTGGTATTTCGGGGCAGATTCCAAGTGGATTGGGAGAACTTAAGAATCTCAAGACTCTTTCAGTCTACACAGCCAAACTCACAGGTCCAATCCCACCAGAAATTGGTAACTGCTCATCTTTGGAAAAATTGTATCTATATGAAAACCAGCTTTCTGGAAATATTCCTAACGAACTGGGCTTTATGAAAAACCTCAAGAAGGTGTTATTGTGGCAGAACAACCTGCATGGAAGCATTCCAGAAAGTCTTGGAAACAGCTCAAGTTTGACGGTTATTGATTTCTCAATGAATTCCCTCAGTGGTGAGCTTCCTGGGTCTTTTGCAAATTTAGTCACATTGGAGGAGCTTCTTCTGTCTGATAACAACATTTCTGGCCAAATACCATCATATCTCGGCAACTTTTTGGGTCTGCAGCAACTTGAATTGGATAACAACAGATTTTCTGGTGAGATTCCACCTGCCCTGGGGAAACTAAAGGaactttctttgttctttgctTGGCAGAATGAGCTTCGTGGAAGCATACCAACTGAGCTAGCCAACTGTGAGAAACTTCAAGCATTGGATCTTTCACACAATTTGCTCACCGGCTCAATTCCAAATGCTCTCTTCAATCTCAATAACTTAACCCAATTGTTGTTGATATCAAATAGAATCTCAGGTGAAATTCCACCTAATATTGGTAACTGCACCAGCTTGATCCGTTTACGGCTGGGATCAAACAACTTCACCGGTCAGATTCCAGCAGAAATTGGGCTCCTGCATAATTTGAGCTTTCTTGAAATGTCAGACAACAAATTCACCGGAGAAATTCCTCCTGAAATTGGCAACTGCAATCAACTAGAAATGGTTGATTTGCATGGAAATGCACTCCAAGGCTTAATCCCCTCATCATTAGAATTCCTTGTTGGTCTTAATGTGCTAGACCTTTCCATGAATGGATTAGCAGGCACCATTCCTGAGAATCTGGGCAAGCTTACATCCTTGAACAAACTGATAATCAGTGGGAACCAGATTACTGGTTTGATTCCCTCATCACTTGGCCTCTGCAGGGGTTTACAGTTGTTGGATATGAGCAGCAACAAAATCACTGGTTCTATTCCAGAAGAACTTGGTCATCTCCAAGAATTAGATATTCTCTTGAATTTGAGTTGGAATTCTCTGACAGGCCCCATTCCAGAGAGCTTCTCTAATCTCTCAAAGCTTGCCAACTTGGATCTGTCTCACAACATGCTGACAGGAAGCCTGAGAGTACTAGGTAATCTTGATAACCTAGTATCTCTGAATGTCTCCTACAATAAATTTTCTGGTTTACTTCCTGATACCAAGTTCTTCCATGATCTCCCAGCCAGTGTGTTTAATGGTAATCCAGAACTCTGCATCAATAGAAATGAGTGCCATATGAATGGAAAACTCCACGGTGTCAATTCTGCCAGAAATCTTATTATCTACGCTCTTCTCAGTATATCTGTAACTGTGTTTATGGTGATTTTTGggctatttttatttataagagtTCGTGGAGCCACATTTGAGAAGAATGATGAAGAAGAACATGACTTGGAATGGAATTTCACCCCATTTCAAAAGCTTAACTTTTCCATAAGTGATATTGTCACAAGCCTGTCAGAATCTAATATTGTAGGAAAGGGTTGTTCAGGCATTGTTTATCGAGTTGAGACTCCAGGAAAGCAGGTTATCGCAGTGAAGAAGCTATGGCCAGTTAAAAATTGGGAGCTTCCAGAGAGAGACTTGTTCTCTGCAGAAGTTCAGACTCTTGGATCAATAAGGCACAAAAATATAGTGAGGCTTCTGGGATGTTGCAACAATGGAAAAACTAGATTGCTCTTGTTTGATTACATCTGTAATGGGAGTTTGGCTGGAGTACTCCATGAGAAGAGGCTGTTCTTGGACTGGGATGCAAGGTATAAAATCATACTGGGAGCAGCTCATGGTTTAGCCTATCTTCACCATGACTGCATTCCTCCAATAATTCACCGCGACATTAAAGCAAATAACATCTTGGTGGGCCCACAGTTTGAAGCCTTTTTAGCAGATTTTGGCCTTGCAAAGCTTGTTGAATCTTCAGAATGTTCAAGAGCATCCAATACAGTTGCTGGTTCCTATGGGTACATCGCTCCTG AATATGGATACAGTTTGAAGATCACAGAAAAGAGTGATGTGTACAGCTTTGGCGTGGTACTACTAGAGGTCTTAACTGGGAAGGAACCAACAGATAGCAGGATACCAGAAGGTGCTCACATTGTCACTTGGGTTAACAGGGAAGTtcgagaaagaaaaagagaattcaCTACAATTCTTGACCAGCAACTAGTTTTACGATCAGGGACACAGATTCAACAGATGATTCAAGTGCTTGGGGTGGCTTTCCTATGTGTGAATGCTTGTCCTGAGGAAAGGCCAACAATGAAAGATGTTGCAGTGATGCTCAAGGAGATCCGGCATGAAAATGAGGATTTTGAAAAACCAAACTTTCTCCGCAATGGGGTAGCAAACAACCCGAAAGCAGCAGTCCACTGTTCTAGTTTCTCAAGATCATCTGAACCTCTAATAAGATCACCTCCATATGCATAA
- the LOC142637709 gene encoding uncharacterized protein LOC142637709 isoform X2, translating to MSSNAVITFILFLNVFMFPAISALNQEGLSLLSWLSAFNLSSSATFFHSWDPTHNNPCKWDYIKCSRQGFVSDITITSINLHTSFPTQLLSFNYLTTLVLSNANLTGEIPPSIGNLSSLVTLDLSSNALSGNIPAAVGKLSELQFLALNSNSLHGQIPTEIGNCSKLQELELFDNQLSGWIPAEISNLVGLEIFRAGGNLGIHGEIPMLISNCKRLVFLGLSDTGISGQIPSGLGELKNLKTLSVYTAKLTGPIPPEIGNCSSLEKLYLYENQLSGNIPNELGFMKNLKKVLLWQNNLHGSIPESLGNSSSLTVIDFSMNSLSGELPGSFANLVTLEELLLSDNNISGQIPSYLGNFLGLQQLELDNNRFSGEIPPALGKLKELSLFFAWQNELRGSIPTELANCEKLQALDLSHNLLTGSIPNALFNLNNLTQLLLISNRISGEIPPNIGNCTSLIRLRLGSNNFTGQIPAEIGLLHNLSFLEMSDNKFTGEIPPEIGNCNQLEMVDLHGNALQGLIPSSLEFLVGLNVLDLSMNGLAGTIPENLGKLTSLNKLIISGNQITGLIPSSLGLCRGLQLLDMSSNKITGSIPEELGHLQELDILLNLSWNSLTGPIPESFSNLSKLANLDLSHNMLTGSLRVLASVFNGNPELCINRNECHMNGKLHGVNSARNLIIYALLSISVTVFMVIFGLFLFIRVRGATFEKNDEEEHDLEWNFTPFQKLNFSISDIVTSLSESNIVGKGCSGIVYRVETPGKQVIAVKKLWPVKNWELPERDLFSAEVQTLGSIRHKNIVRLLGCCNNGKTRLLLFDYICNGSLAGVLHEKRLFLDWDARYKIILGAAHGLAYLHHDCIPPIIHRDIKANNILVGPQFEAFLADFGLAKLVESSECSRASNTVAGSYGYIAPEYGYSLKITEKSDVYSFGVVLLEVLTGKEPTDSRIPEGAHIVTWVNREVRERKREFTTILDQQLVLRSGTQIQQMIQVLGVAFLCVNACPEERPTMKDVAVMLKEIRHENEDFEKPNFLRNGVANNPKAAVHCSSFSRSSEPLIRSPPYA from the exons ATGTCAAGCAATGCAGTCATTACTTTTATCTTGTTTCTCAACGTCTTTATGTTTCCTGCCATTTCTGCCTTGAACCAAGAAggtctctctctcctttcatGGCTTTCAGCATTCAATTTATCCTCTTCTGCTACTTTCTTCCATTCATGGGATCCAACTCACAATAATCCATGCAAATGGGATTATATCAAATGCTCCAGACAAGGGTTTGTTTCAGATATAACAATAACCTCCATCAACCTTCATACCAGCTTCCCCACCCAGCTCCTCTCCTTCAACTATCTCACCACCCTTGTCCTTTCAAATGCAAACCTTACGGGAGAAATCCCACCTTCAATAGGCAACTTGTCATCACTGGTGACCTTAGACCTCAGTTCCAATGCTCTATCAGGGAACATCCCAGCTGCAGTTGGAAAATTATCTGAGTTGCAGTTTTTGGCGCTGAATTCAAATTCCTTGCATGGTCAAATTCCAACTGAAATTGGAAATTGCTCTAAGCTTCAAGAGCTTGAGCTGTTTGATAACCAGCTCTCTGGCTGGATTCCTGCAGAAATAAGCAATTTGGTAGGCCTGGAAATCTTTCGTGCAGGCGGAAATCTAGGAATTCATGGCGAAATCCCAATGCTAATATCAAACTGTAAAAGACTAGTTTTTCTTGGTCTTTCAGATACTGGTATTTCGGGGCAGATTCCAAGTGGATTGGGAGAACTTAAGAATCTCAAGACTCTTTCAGTCTACACAGCCAAACTCACAGGTCCAATCCCACCAGAAATTGGTAACTGCTCATCTTTGGAAAAATTGTATCTATATGAAAACCAGCTTTCTGGAAATATTCCTAACGAACTGGGCTTTATGAAAAACCTCAAGAAGGTGTTATTGTGGCAGAACAACCTGCATGGAAGCATTCCAGAAAGTCTTGGAAACAGCTCAAGTTTGACGGTTATTGATTTCTCAATGAATTCCCTCAGTGGTGAGCTTCCTGGGTCTTTTGCAAATTTAGTCACATTGGAGGAGCTTCTTCTGTCTGATAACAACATTTCTGGCCAAATACCATCATATCTCGGCAACTTTTTGGGTCTGCAGCAACTTGAATTGGATAACAACAGATTTTCTGGTGAGATTCCACCTGCCCTGGGGAAACTAAAGGaactttctttgttctttgctTGGCAGAATGAGCTTCGTGGAAGCATACCAACTGAGCTAGCCAACTGTGAGAAACTTCAAGCATTGGATCTTTCACACAATTTGCTCACCGGCTCAATTCCAAATGCTCTCTTCAATCTCAATAACTTAACCCAATTGTTGTTGATATCAAATAGAATCTCAGGTGAAATTCCACCTAATATTGGTAACTGCACCAGCTTGATCCGTTTACGGCTGGGATCAAACAACTTCACCGGTCAGATTCCAGCAGAAATTGGGCTCCTGCATAATTTGAGCTTTCTTGAAATGTCAGACAACAAATTCACCGGAGAAATTCCTCCTGAAATTGGCAACTGCAATCAACTAGAAATGGTTGATTTGCATGGAAATGCACTCCAAGGCTTAATCCCCTCATCATTAGAATTCCTTGTTGGTCTTAATGTGCTAGACCTTTCCATGAATGGATTAGCAGGCACCATTCCTGAGAATCTGGGCAAGCTTACATCCTTGAACAAACTGATAATCAGTGGGAACCAGATTACTGGTTTGATTCCCTCATCACTTGGCCTCTGCAGGGGTTTACAGTTGTTGGATATGAGCAGCAACAAAATCACTGGTTCTATTCCAGAAGAACTTGGTCATCTCCAAGAATTAGATATTCTCTTGAATTTGAGTTGGAATTCTCTGACAGGCCCCATTCCAGAGAGCTTCTCTAATCTCTCAAAGCTTGCCAACTTGGATCTGTCTCACAACATGCTGACAGGAAGCCTGAGAGTACTAG CCAGTGTGTTTAATGGTAATCCAGAACTCTGCATCAATAGAAATGAGTGCCATATGAATGGAAAACTCCACGGTGTCAATTCTGCCAGAAATCTTATTATCTACGCTCTTCTCAGTATATCTGTAACTGTGTTTATGGTGATTTTTGggctatttttatttataagagtTCGTGGAGCCACATTTGAGAAGAATGATGAAGAAGAACATGACTTGGAATGGAATTTCACCCCATTTCAAAAGCTTAACTTTTCCATAAGTGATATTGTCACAAGCCTGTCAGAATCTAATATTGTAGGAAAGGGTTGTTCAGGCATTGTTTATCGAGTTGAGACTCCAGGAAAGCAGGTTATCGCAGTGAAGAAGCTATGGCCAGTTAAAAATTGGGAGCTTCCAGAGAGAGACTTGTTCTCTGCAGAAGTTCAGACTCTTGGATCAATAAGGCACAAAAATATAGTGAGGCTTCTGGGATGTTGCAACAATGGAAAAACTAGATTGCTCTTGTTTGATTACATCTGTAATGGGAGTTTGGCTGGAGTACTCCATGAGAAGAGGCTGTTCTTGGACTGGGATGCAAGGTATAAAATCATACTGGGAGCAGCTCATGGTTTAGCCTATCTTCACCATGACTGCATTCCTCCAATAATTCACCGCGACATTAAAGCAAATAACATCTTGGTGGGCCCACAGTTTGAAGCCTTTTTAGCAGATTTTGGCCTTGCAAAGCTTGTTGAATCTTCAGAATGTTCAAGAGCATCCAATACAGTTGCTGGTTCCTATGGGTACATCGCTCCTG AATATGGATACAGTTTGAAGATCACAGAAAAGAGTGATGTGTACAGCTTTGGCGTGGTACTACTAGAGGTCTTAACTGGGAAGGAACCAACAGATAGCAGGATACCAGAAGGTGCTCACATTGTCACTTGGGTTAACAGGGAAGTtcgagaaagaaaaagagaattcaCTACAATTCTTGACCAGCAACTAGTTTTACGATCAGGGACACAGATTCAACAGATGATTCAAGTGCTTGGGGTGGCTTTCCTATGTGTGAATGCTTGTCCTGAGGAAAGGCCAACAATGAAAGATGTTGCAGTGATGCTCAAGGAGATCCGGCATGAAAATGAGGATTTTGAAAAACCAAACTTTCTCCGCAATGGGGTAGCAAACAACCCGAAAGCAGCAGTCCACTGTTCTAGTTTCTCAAGATCATCTGAACCTCTAATAAGATCACCTCCATATGCATAA